In Lepus europaeus isolate LE1 chromosome 8, mLepTim1.pri, whole genome shotgun sequence, a single genomic region encodes these proteins:
- the PAQR3 gene encoding progestin and adipoQ receptor family member 3 isoform X1, which translates to MHQKLLKSAHYIELGSYQYWPVLVPRGIRLYTYEQIPVSLKDNPYITDGYRAYLPSRLCIKSLFILSNETVNIWSHLLGFFLFFTLGIYDMTSVLPSASASREDFVICSICLFCFQVCMLCSVGYHLFSCHRSEKTCRRWMALDYAGISIGILGCYVSGVFYAFYCNNYWRQVYLITVLAMILAVFFAQIHPNYLTQQWQRLRSIIFCSVSGYGVIPTLHWVWLNGGIGAPIVQDFAPRVLVMYMIALLAFLFYISKVPERYFPGQLNYLGSSHQIWHILAVVMLYWWHQSTVYVMQYRHSKPCPDYVSHL; encoded by the exons ATGCATCAGAAGCTGCTGAAGAGCGCGCACTACATCGAGCTGGGCAGCTACCAGTACTGGCCGGTCTTGGTGCCCCGCGGCATCCGCCTCTACACCTACGAGCAGATCCCCGTGTCCCTCAAGGACAACCCTTACATCACCGACGGCTACCGGGCCTACCTGCCCTCCAGGCTGTGTATCAAAAG tttgtttattttatctaatGAGACGGTTAACATCTGGAGTCATTTGCTgggtttctttctcttcttcaccCTGGGAATATATGATATGACATCTGTGTTACCCTCGGCAAGTGCATCCAGAGAAGATTTTGTAATTTGTTCTATTTGTCTTTTCTGCTTCCAG gtCTGTATGCTTTGCTCTGTGGGCTATCACCTTTTTTCTTGCCATCGATCAGAAAAAACATGTCGAAGATGGATGGCATTAGATTATGCAGGAATTTCTATTGGAATACTGGGCTGCTATGTCTCAGgagtattttatgcattttattgtaATAAT TATTGGCGCCAAGTGTACTtgatcacagtgctggccatgatCCTAGCAGTGTTCTTTGCGCAGATTCATCCCAATTACCTCACACAGCAATGGCAGAGGCTCCGTTCTATCATCTTCTGTTCTGTTTCGGGATATGGAGTGATCCCCACTCTTCATTGGGTTTGGCTCAATGGAGGAATCGGTGCTCCTATTGTACAG gaCTTTGCACCCCGTGTACTTGTGATGTATATGATTGCTCTTCTTGCTTTCCTCTTCTACATTTCCAAAGTGCCAGAACGGTACTTTCCAG GACAACTAAACTACCTCGGATCAAGCCACCAAATATGGCATATCCTTGCAGTAGTGATGTTATATTGGTGGCATCAGTCAACAGTGTATGTCATGCAGTATAGACATAGCAAGCCTTGTCCTGACTATGTTTCACATTTGTGA
- the PAQR3 gene encoding progestin and adipoQ receptor family member 3 isoform X2 gives MHQKLLKSAHYIELGSYQYWPVLVPRGIRLYTYEQIPVSLKDNPYITDGYRAYLPSRLCIKSLFILSNETVNIWSHLLGFFLFFTLGIYDMTSVLPSASASREDFVICSICLFCFQVCMLCSVGYHLFSCHRSEKTCRRWMALDYAGISIGILGCYVSGVFYAFYCNNYWRQVYLITVLAMILAVFFAQIHPNYLTQQWQRLRSIIFCSVSGYGVIPTLHWVWLNGGIGAPIVQDFAPRVLVMYMIALLAFLFYISKVPERYFPGVNAESP, from the exons ATGCATCAGAAGCTGCTGAAGAGCGCGCACTACATCGAGCTGGGCAGCTACCAGTACTGGCCGGTCTTGGTGCCCCGCGGCATCCGCCTCTACACCTACGAGCAGATCCCCGTGTCCCTCAAGGACAACCCTTACATCACCGACGGCTACCGGGCCTACCTGCCCTCCAGGCTGTGTATCAAAAG tttgtttattttatctaatGAGACGGTTAACATCTGGAGTCATTTGCTgggtttctttctcttcttcaccCTGGGAATATATGATATGACATCTGTGTTACCCTCGGCAAGTGCATCCAGAGAAGATTTTGTAATTTGTTCTATTTGTCTTTTCTGCTTCCAG gtCTGTATGCTTTGCTCTGTGGGCTATCACCTTTTTTCTTGCCATCGATCAGAAAAAACATGTCGAAGATGGATGGCATTAGATTATGCAGGAATTTCTATTGGAATACTGGGCTGCTATGTCTCAGgagtattttatgcattttattgtaATAAT TATTGGCGCCAAGTGTACTtgatcacagtgctggccatgatCCTAGCAGTGTTCTTTGCGCAGATTCATCCCAATTACCTCACACAGCAATGGCAGAGGCTCCGTTCTATCATCTTCTGTTCTGTTTCGGGATATGGAGTGATCCCCACTCTTCATTGGGTTTGGCTCAATGGAGGAATCGGTGCTCCTATTGTACAG gaCTTTGCACCCCGTGTACTTGTGATGTATATGATTGCTCTTCTTGCTTTCCTCTTCTACATTTCCAAAGTGCCAGAACGGTACTTTCCAG GAGTTAATGCCGAGAGTCCGTGA